A section of the Streptococcus oriscaviae genome encodes:
- a CDS encoding beta-class carbonic anhydrase, with protein MSYFQNFMKANKAYVDLHGTYHLPLKPKTKVAIVTCMDSRLHVAQALGLALGDAHILRNAGGRVTEDMIRSLVISQQQLGTREIVVLHHTDCGAQTFTNEGFVQQLKQNLQVDVAGQDFLPFTDVEESVREDIALLKACPLIPEDVEIFGAVYDVDTGRMMEVTAK; from the coding sequence ATGTCTTATTTTCAAAATTTTATGAAGGCCAACAAGGCCTATGTTGACTTGCATGGTACCTATCATTTACCGCTTAAACCCAAGACCAAGGTGGCGATTGTAACCTGTATGGACTCGCGGCTTCATGTGGCGCAGGCCTTGGGGCTGGCTCTGGGGGATGCCCACATTTTGCGCAATGCCGGCGGTCGGGTAACGGAGGATATGATTCGCTCCTTGGTTATCTCCCAGCAACAATTGGGAACGCGGGAAATTGTGGTTCTCCACCATACGGACTGTGGGGCTCAGACCTTCACCAACGAGGGTTTTGTCCAACAGCTCAAACAGAATTTGCAGGTGGATGTAGCAGGTCAGGATTTTCTGCCCTTTACAGATGTTGAAGAAAGTGTCAGAGAAGACATTGCTCTCCTGAAGGCTTGCCCGTTAATCCCGGAGGATGTTGAAATTTTTGGAGCGGTCTATGATGTAGATACAGGCCGCATGATGGAGGTTACAGCTAAATAA
- a CDS encoding argininosuccinate synthase, with product MTKEKLILAYSGGLDTSVAIAWLKKDYQVIAVCLDVGEGKDLDFIHDKALSIGAVESHVIDVKEEFAQDYVLPALQAHAYYEQKYPLVSALSRPLISKKLVEIAHQTGATTIAHGCTGKGNDQVRFEVAIAALDPSLKVIAPVREWKWSREEEILFAKENGVPVPADLDSPYSVDQNLWGRANECGVLENPWNEAPEEAYGITNSPENAPDQPEYVEIEFQAGVPVAVNGEQLSLAKLIQKLNEIAGKHGVGRIDHVENRLVGIKSREIYECPGAITLLKAHKEIEDLTLVREVSHFKPIVQNELSNLIYNGLWYNPATSALIAYIKQIQTVVNGTAKVKLYKGNAQVVARKSPNSLYDENLATYTSADTFDQDAAIGFIKLWGLPTKVNAEVHHQD from the coding sequence ATGACCAAAGAAAAATTGATTTTAGCCTATTCCGGAGGATTGGACACATCCGTTGCCATCGCATGGTTGAAAAAAGACTATCAAGTCATTGCGGTTTGCTTAGATGTAGGCGAAGGCAAGGATTTGGATTTCATCCATGACAAGGCCTTGAGTATTGGTGCAGTGGAATCACACGTTATTGATGTCAAGGAAGAGTTTGCCCAAGACTATGTTTTGCCAGCCCTTCAAGCCCACGCTTATTATGAGCAAAAATACCCCCTAGTTTCGGCTCTCAGTCGTCCGCTGATTTCTAAAAAGTTGGTTGAAATTGCCCATCAGACAGGAGCGACGACGATTGCCCATGGCTGTACCGGAAAAGGGAACGATCAGGTGCGTTTTGAGGTAGCCATCGCAGCCTTGGACCCTAGCCTTAAAGTGATTGCTCCGGTGCGTGAGTGGAAGTGGTCTCGGGAGGAAGAAATTCTCTTTGCCAAGGAAAACGGCGTTCCTGTTCCTGCGGATTTGGACAGCCCTTATTCGGTAGACCAGAACCTCTGGGGGCGTGCCAATGAGTGCGGTGTTCTTGAAAATCCTTGGAATGAAGCGCCAGAAGAAGCCTACGGCATTACCAATTCACCAGAAAATGCCCCAGACCAGCCAGAATATGTGGAAATCGAGTTTCAGGCGGGAGTGCCAGTTGCTGTCAATGGAGAACAGCTCAGCTTGGCCAAACTGATCCAAAAACTCAATGAGATTGCTGGCAAGCATGGTGTGGGACGGATTGACCATGTTGAGAACAGGCTGGTTGGTATCAAGTCGCGGGAAATTTATGAATGTCCAGGTGCCATCACTCTTTTGAAGGCCCACAAGGAGATTGAAGATTTGACCTTGGTGCGTGAAGTTTCTCATTTCAAGCCAATTGTCCAAAACGAATTATCCAACCTGATCTACAACGGTCTGTGGTACAACCCAGCAACCAGCGCCTTGATTGCCTACATTAAGCAGATTCAAACAGTGGTCAATGGTACTGCCAAGGTCAAACTCTACAAGGGAAATGCGCAGGTCGTTGCAAGAAAATCTCCCAACTCTCTCTACGATGAAAATCTCGCTACCTATACCAGTGCGGATACCTTTGATCAGGATGCAGCAATCGGCTTTATCAAACTGTGGGGCTTGCCGACCAAAGTGAACGCAGAAGTCCACCACCAAGATTAG
- the mmuM gene encoding homocysteine S-methyltransferase has product MGRFKEVLAIKDYLILHGALGTELEFLGYDVSGNLWSAKYLLSQPEVIKAIHETYLQAGADILTTSSYQATIPGLVEAGLTEEEAKAVIVQTVELALAAREQVWSGLSVENKAQRTYPLISGCVGPYAAYLANGSEYTGDYGTINLEGLKNFHRPRIQLLLDAGAELLCLETIPNSLEVQALVELLAQEFPEAEAYMSFTAQELGKISDGTPLAAVISLVKDSPQILALGFNCTAPSLFDGLLGEMAELTDKPLVSYPNSGEVYDGLSQTWQSQADHSHSLLDNTKKWRQLGSKIVGGCCRTRPADIASLAAGLK; this is encoded by the coding sequence ATGGGACGATTTAAAGAAGTTTTAGCTATTAAAGATTATCTTATTTTACATGGAGCTTTGGGAACAGAATTGGAATTTCTCGGCTATGATGTTTCTGGTAACCTCTGGTCTGCAAAATATCTTCTCAGCCAGCCAGAGGTTATTAAGGCTATTCATGAAACCTACCTACAAGCAGGGGCGGATATCCTAACGACTTCCAGTTATCAAGCCACTATTCCAGGTTTGGTGGAAGCGGGGCTGACGGAAGAAGAGGCAAAGGCGGTCATTGTTCAAACTGTCGAATTGGCCTTGGCTGCACGAGAACAGGTTTGGTCTGGACTGTCAGTAGAAAATAAGGCTCAGCGTACCTACCCACTGATTTCAGGCTGTGTCGGTCCCTATGCCGCTTATCTTGCTAATGGTTCTGAGTATACTGGTGATTATGGTACGATTAACCTTGAAGGGCTCAAAAATTTCCACAGACCTCGCATCCAGCTGCTCCTAGATGCTGGGGCGGAATTACTCTGCTTGGAAACCATTCCCAATAGCTTAGAAGTACAAGCTCTAGTAGAACTCCTTGCGCAAGAATTTCCAGAAGCAGAAGCCTATATGAGTTTTACTGCGCAGGAGCTAGGAAAGATTTCGGATGGCACCCCGCTTGCAGCAGTTATCAGCTTGGTCAAGGACAGTCCTCAGATTTTGGCCCTCGGCTTCAACTGCACCGCCCCTTCGTTGTTTGATGGTTTATTAGGAGAAATGGCAGAGCTGACAGACAAACCCTTGGTATCCTATCCAAACTCAGGTGAGGTGTATGATGGGCTAAGCCAAACTTGGCAATCTCAGGCAGATCATAGCCATAGCCTGTTAGATAATACAAAAAAATGGCGTCAATTGGGCAGTAAGATTGTTGGAGGCTGCTGCCGAACCCGACCAGCTGATATTGCTAGCCTTGCTGCAGGATTGAAATAA
- a CDS encoding TIGR00266 family protein → MADNRMKYTIDSNMQFPLVEIALEAGEMAYIQQGSMVYHTPSVTLNTKLNARGGSGFGKLMGAIGRSMVSGESMFITQAVSNADDGKLALAPSTPGQVIALELGAKQYRLNDGAFLALDGSAQYKMERQSIGRAFFGGQGGLFVMTTEGQGTLLANAFGSIKKLELNGGTITIDNAHVVAWSRDLNYDIHLENGFLQSIGTGEGIVNTFTGYGEIYVQSLNIETFAGVIGSHLTGTGGDGGGGSTTILDAIF, encoded by the coding sequence ATGGCAGACAATCGTATGAAGTACACAATTGATAGCAATATGCAGTTTCCGTTAGTCGAAATTGCTCTTGAAGCTGGGGAAATGGCCTACATCCAGCAGGGAAGTATGGTTTACCATACACCGAGCGTGACTTTGAATACCAAGCTCAATGCGCGTGGGGGGTCTGGTTTTGGTAAGTTGATGGGGGCTATCGGCCGCTCAATGGTGTCTGGCGAGTCCATGTTCATTACACAGGCGGTGTCTAATGCGGACGACGGCAAACTGGCACTTGCACCATCTACACCAGGACAGGTTATTGCATTGGAGCTGGGTGCTAAGCAGTATCGTCTTAATGACGGGGCCTTCTTGGCTCTTGATGGTTCTGCCCAGTATAAAATGGAGCGCCAGAGCATTGGACGTGCCTTCTTTGGCGGTCAGGGCGGTCTCTTTGTTATGACGACAGAAGGCCAAGGAACCCTTTTAGCCAACGCCTTTGGCTCTATTAAAAAATTGGAGTTAAATGGAGGAACCATCACCATTGACAATGCCCATGTGGTGGCTTGGAGTCGCGATCTCAACTATGACATCCATCTGGAAAATGGTTTCCTTCAATCCATCGGTACCGGTGAAGGGATTGTCAATACCTTTACTGGCTATGGTGAAATTTATGTGCAGAGCCTCAATATTGAAACATTTGCAGGTGTTATCGGTAGTCACTTGACTGGCACAGGCGGTGATGGCGGTGGCGGCAGCACCACTATTTTAGATGCTATTTTTTAA
- a CDS encoding NUDIX hydrolase: MEIWNAYTADGHLTNHSLTRGEPIPHGLYHLVVECIIRHRDGSTLFMKRASIKPSYPSYYEATAGGSALFGEIAEQAILREVREETGIELTTDQLRHHTHFVAHDDQCIFHCYWAETDWDKSAIQLQANETSNFIWVKQEDLEHFLETELVIPRQKAYVENLFLKHEKP; the protein is encoded by the coding sequence ATGGAAATTTGGAACGCCTACACAGCAGACGGTCACCTGACCAATCATAGCCTCACACGCGGAGAACCCATTCCCCACGGACTCTATCACTTGGTGGTCGAGTGCATCATCCGCCACCGCGATGGCAGCACCCTCTTCATGAAACGCGCCAGCATCAAGCCCTCCTACCCGAGCTATTACGAAGCGACAGCAGGAGGTTCAGCTTTGTTTGGGGAAATAGCAGAGCAGGCCATTTTGCGCGAAGTCCGCGAAGAAACCGGCATTGAGCTGACAACTGACCAACTCCGCCACCATACACATTTCGTCGCCCATGACGACCAGTGTATCTTCCACTGCTACTGGGCAGAAACCGACTGGGACAAATCTGCCATCCAACTCCAAGCCAACGAAACCAGCAACTTCATCTGGGTCAAACAAGAAGACCTAGAACACTTTCTAGAAACAGAACTTGTCATTCCCAGACAGAAGGCCTATGTGGAAAACTTGTTTTTAAAACATGAAAAGCCCTAA
- the gltX gene encoding glutamate--tRNA ligase codes for MTKPIRVRYAPSPTGFLHIGNARTALFNYLFARHHGGAFIIRIEDTDRKRHIEDGERSQLENLRWLGIDWDESPETHEQYRQSERLDIYQTYVDQLIATGKAYKSYVTEEELAAERERQEAAGEPPRYINEYLGMTDAEKAAYIAEREAAGIVPTVRLAVNEAGIYKWDDMVKGEIVFEGGNIGGDWVIQKRDGYPTYNFAVVIDDHLMGISHVIRGDDHIANTPKQLMVYEALDWEAPAFGHMTLIINADTGKKLSKRDPNTMSIEDYRKKGYLPEAIFNFITLLGWTPGGEEEIFSQEEIIQLFDENRLSKSPASFDSKKLDWMSNEYIKKADLSCIFDLAKPYLEAAGRLTDKAEKLVELYKPQMTSVDEIVPLTDLFFSDFPELSAAEEEVMVAETVPTVLTALKEKLEAMTDEDFQPDTIFPLIKEVQKETGIKGKNLFMPIRIAVSGEMHGPELPNTIYLLGREKSIQHLANMLEKLA; via the coding sequence ATGACAAAACCAATTCGTGTGCGGTACGCACCTAGTCCGACAGGCTTTTTACATATCGGAAATGCTCGTACAGCCCTCTTTAACTACCTCTTTGCCCGTCATCATGGTGGAGCTTTTATCATTCGTATCGAAGACACTGACCGCAAACGCCATATCGAAGACGGGGAGCGTTCTCAGTTGGAAAACCTGCGGTGGCTAGGAATTGACTGGGATGAAAGCCCAGAAACCCATGAACAGTACCGTCAGTCCGAGCGTCTGGATATTTATCAGACTTATGTGGATCAGTTGATTGCGACAGGCAAGGCCTATAAGTCCTATGTAACAGAAGAAGAGTTAGCCGCAGAGCGGGAGCGTCAGGAAGCAGCAGGTGAGCCACCGCGCTATATCAATGAGTATCTAGGAATGACTGATGCGGAAAAAGCTGCCTATATTGCAGAACGCGAAGCGGCAGGTATCGTACCGACCGTACGCTTGGCTGTCAATGAAGCAGGCATCTACAAATGGGATGATATGGTTAAGGGCGAAATCGTCTTTGAAGGCGGCAATATCGGTGGTGACTGGGTGATTCAAAAGCGTGATGGCTACCCAACTTACAACTTTGCGGTTGTGATTGATGACCACCTAATGGGGATTTCCCATGTCATCCGTGGAGATGACCATATTGCCAACACACCGAAGCAGCTGATGGTCTACGAGGCCCTGGACTGGGAAGCACCTGCCTTTGGCCACATGACCTTGATTATCAATGCGGACACTGGCAAGAAACTGTCGAAGCGCGATCCCAATACCATGTCCATTGAAGATTATCGCAAGAAGGGCTACCTACCAGAAGCCATCTTCAACTTCATTACTCTTTTGGGCTGGACTCCAGGTGGGGAAGAGGAAATCTTCTCCCAAGAAGAAATTATCCAGCTCTTTGATGAAAACCGTCTCAGCAAGTCACCAGCTTCCTTTGACTCGAAAAAACTCGACTGGATGAGCAATGAGTATATCAAAAAGGCTGATTTGAGCTGCATCTTTGATTTGGCGAAGCCATATTTAGAAGCTGCAGGACGGTTGACAGATAAGGCAGAAAAATTAGTAGAACTCTACAAGCCGCAGATGACCTCGGTGGATGAGATTGTTCCTCTAACCGATCTCTTCTTCTCAGATTTCCCAGAGTTATCAGCAGCAGAAGAAGAAGTAATGGTGGCTGAAACAGTTCCAACTGTCTTGACAGCCCTCAAGGAAAAATTAGAGGCTATGACGGACGAGGACTTCCAGCCAGATACCATCTTCCCACTGATTAAGGAAGTGCAGAAAGAAACGGGCATCAAGGGTAAAAACCTCTTCATGCCAATCCGTATCGCTGTATCAGGTGAGATGCATGGGCCAGAACTGCCAAACACGATTTATCTTTTAGGACGCGAAAAGTCCATCCAACACCTTGCCAACATGTTGGAGAAACTAGCGTAA
- a CDS encoding LytTR family DNA-binding domain-containing protein: MKVRIELDDSLDEMEVIIRAPELDLAVTEVQQALTRLNKPSLVFYKGNSEYFLKLDDLLFFETNGAKIVAHSREDVYEVKMKLYELEDVLPVYFCRISKSTIANSKAVYSLDKSFSGPSRIRFANTHKEVHVSRHYYHLLKEKLQELR, translated from the coding sequence ATGAAGGTTAGGATTGAACTTGACGATAGTCTGGATGAGATGGAAGTTATCATTCGCGCGCCGGAATTGGATCTCGCTGTTACAGAAGTTCAGCAAGCTTTGACGCGATTGAACAAGCCTTCGCTTGTCTTTTATAAGGGAAACAGTGAGTATTTTCTTAAACTGGATGATTTGCTCTTTTTTGAAACCAATGGGGCTAAGATTGTTGCCCATTCCAGAGAGGATGTCTATGAGGTGAAGATGAAACTCTACGAGTTGGAAGACGTTCTTCCTGTATACTTTTGCCGCATCTCCAAGTCTACGATAGCCAATAGTAAGGCCGTCTATTCTTTGGACAAATCTTTTTCGGGGCCCAGTCGCATTCGCTTTGCCAACACCCATAAGGAAGTCCATGTTTCACGGCATTATTATCATTTATTAAAAGAAAAATTACAGGAATTGAGGTGA
- a CDS encoding MerR family transcriptional regulator, protein MKTGQVMQQFGIKRDTLRFYTEQGLLQPQLIDGNYHWSAEEINNLENILSLRQLGLSVKAIIRIKELHDTKCGSLEQLEENKQVILDEISDRKKQILLFQEQKDNLENLLKQIEEKLQDF, encoded by the coding sequence ATGAAAACAGGACAAGTCATGCAACAATTCGGTATTAAACGAGATACGCTCCGTTTCTACACCGAACAAGGGCTCTTGCAGCCACAACTGATTGACGGCAACTACCATTGGAGTGCCGAAGAAATCAACAACCTAGAAAATATCCTATCCCTTCGCCAATTAGGCTTATCCGTCAAAGCCATTATCCGTATCAAAGAACTCCACGACACCAAATGTGGCAGTTTAGAACAATTGGAAGAAAATAAGCAGGTTATATTGGACGAAATCAGCGACCGAAAAAAACAAATCCTCCTGTTCCAAGAACAGAAGGATAATTTGGAAAATCTTCTCAAGCAAATTGAAGAAAAACTACAAGATTTCTAG
- a CDS encoding DUF2975 domain-containing protein, whose amino-acid sequence MTQVIPIVVVAALVIAVIIGYLSVAKQSKKGSAESLGYLRWFLPLLTVAIIVAGIGVFIGLVFTLCLLLMGQENFQAWISSLLVNRDGLTLSLQGSSGANLSLLDALIGLLGATSILGLLVCLRFFLQNISREAIFIAQNVRLTRWAALFLLAGSVIGKSGGFIHAGHGDFSYTLFNVTYILAGIVLMTLSKILEKANAIAEENEFTV is encoded by the coding sequence ATGACTCAAGTAATTCCAATCGTGGTAGTGGCTGCTCTAGTTATTGCAGTTATCATAGGGTATTTGTCAGTGGCAAAACAGTCCAAAAAAGGGAGTGCAGAAAGTCTAGGCTATCTGAGGTGGTTCTTGCCCTTGCTTACAGTAGCTATTATCGTCGCAGGAATAGGAGTCTTCATTGGCTTGGTCTTTACCCTATGCCTACTCCTGATGGGACAGGAAAACTTTCAGGCATGGATTAGCAGTCTATTGGTCAATCGGGATGGTCTGACTCTCAGCCTTCAAGGCTCGTCAGGAGCAAACCTTAGTTTGTTGGATGCTCTTATCGGTCTGCTGGGGGCTACCAGCATCTTGGGCCTATTGGTCTGCCTCAGATTCTTCTTGCAGAATATATCCCGCGAGGCGATTTTTATCGCTCAAAATGTCCGCTTAACCCGCTGGGCTGCTCTCTTTCTACTAGCAGGCTCGGTTATCGGTAAGAGCGGAGGCTTTATTCATGCAGGACATGGCGACTTTTCCTATACCCTTTTTAATGTGACCTATATCCTAGCTGGGATTGTGCTGATGACCCTCTCTAAGATTTTGGAAAAGGCCAACGCCATCGCAGAAGAAAATGAATTTACAGTCTAA
- a CDS encoding ATP-binding cassette domain-containing protein, whose translation MKTKETLLTIQGICKHYGQQAALSDVTFSVSKGEICGLVGPNGAGKTTLLRILSGLIRQSGGEISVAHPPRIGALIESPSLYPNLSAHDNLRFAALQCGIDQVEERIQQVLGLVGLSDVDKKKKVKDFSLGMRQRMAIGLALIDFPDFLILDEPINGLDPAGIKEMREIILNLRDRFGITVLISSHILSELEQVVDRYVIMNKGRVIQDLSKDDLKAAVAEKIYLSTSDNPLVLTSLEQQGVSGQIGGDFVKLPPVWSVQELIQHVLTLGVEIKAIYPAGQGFEDYYLNLVKEGN comes from the coding sequence ATGAAAACAAAAGAAACTCTATTAACGATTCAAGGGATTTGCAAGCACTACGGACAACAGGCAGCTCTGTCAGATGTGACGTTTTCAGTCAGCAAGGGCGAGATTTGTGGATTGGTTGGGCCAAACGGTGCAGGCAAGACGACCCTGTTGCGGATTCTATCTGGTTTGATTCGGCAGAGCGGAGGTGAAATTAGTGTTGCGCACCCTCCTCGTATCGGTGCCTTGATTGAGTCGCCTAGTCTGTATCCCAATCTATCTGCTCATGACAACCTTCGGTTTGCAGCGCTTCAATGCGGGATTGACCAAGTAGAAGAGCGCATTCAGCAAGTGCTAGGTTTGGTGGGGCTATCGGATGTTGATAAAAAGAAGAAGGTCAAGGACTTTTCGCTCGGCATGCGCCAACGGATGGCCATCGGACTGGCGCTGATTGATTTTCCGGATTTTCTCATCTTGGACGAACCCATCAACGGCTTAGATCCTGCGGGAATTAAGGAGATGCGGGAAATTATCCTCAATCTACGCGACCGCTTTGGTATTACAGTTTTGATTTCTAGCCATATCCTATCAGAGCTGGAACAAGTGGTAGACCGCTATGTCATTATGAACAAGGGGCGGGTCATTCAAGATTTGAGTAAGGATGATTTGAAGGCCGCTGTGGCTGAAAAAATCTATTTATCAACCTCAGACAATCCGCTTGTGTTGACTTCGTTGGAACAGCAGGGAGTGAGCGGTCAAATTGGTGGAGATTTCGTAAAATTACCGCCGGTTTGGTCCGTACAAGAACTGATTCAGCATGTACTGACACTGGGAGTGGAAATCAAGGCGATTTATCCAGCCGGACAGGGATTTGAAGATTATTATCTGAACTTAGTAAAGGAGGGCAACTAA
- a CDS encoding helix-turn-helix domain-containing protein gives MIIVNLDVELAKKKMRSGDLAEKIGITPANLSILKTGKAKAIRFSTLDAICRELGCQPGDILEYVPDSNE, from the coding sequence ATGATTATTGTCAATCTTGATGTTGAACTAGCCAAGAAAAAAATGCGTTCGGGTGATTTGGCAGAAAAAATCGGCATTACCCCAGCCAACCTTTCCATCCTGAAAACAGGCAAGGCCAAGGCCATTCGTTTCAGCACACTAGATGCTATCTGTCGAGAGCTGGGCTGCCAGCCGGGAGATATTTTAGAATATGTTCCAGACTCAAACGAATGA
- a CDS encoding amino acid permease: MNSRHLRMLSIGGVIGTGLFLSSGYTIAQAGPFGAIAAYLFGAVMVYLVMFSLGELSVAMPVTGSFHTYATKFISPGTGFMVAWMYWLCWVVALASQFVGAAQLMQRWFPSVPIWIFATIFAVIVFGLNMLSVGWFARAEDALSSVKVYAIMAFIILGILAIFGILPFEGTKGAPLFNNITAQGLLPNGLVGLISVMLSVNYAFSGVEMIGIAAGETDNPKKAVPQAIKSTIGLLVVFFVLTIVVLAALLPMSEAGVTEAPFVLVLDKIGFPYAADIMNFIILTAILSASTSGLYASSRMLWSLANEGMISKDLVKINKHGVPMRGMILSMIGVVIALVASIYAADTIFLALVSIAGFAVVIAWLAIPLAQIGFRREFLKNHSEDELEYKAPFSPTLPWITVILLLISIIGIGWDPSQRAGLYFGVPFMIACYVYHYIRFKKW; this comes from the coding sequence ATGAATAGTCGCCATCTGCGTATGCTGTCCATAGGTGGTGTTATCGGAACAGGGCTTTTCTTGAGTTCAGGATATACAATTGCTCAAGCCGGACCCTTTGGGGCGATTGCGGCCTATCTCTTTGGAGCGGTTATGGTTTACTTGGTCATGTTCTCACTTGGGGAGCTTTCTGTAGCCATGCCAGTAACAGGCTCTTTTCATACCTATGCCACTAAGTTTATCAGTCCTGGAACAGGTTTTATGGTGGCCTGGATGTACTGGCTCTGCTGGGTCGTTGCATTAGCCTCTCAGTTTGTTGGTGCAGCCCAGCTCATGCAACGTTGGTTTCCTAGTGTACCTATTTGGATTTTTGCAACTATTTTTGCGGTCATTGTCTTTGGTTTGAATATGCTGTCTGTCGGTTGGTTTGCCAGAGCGGAGGATGCGCTTTCTTCTGTCAAAGTCTATGCTATCATGGCCTTTATCATTCTGGGAATCTTAGCAATTTTTGGAATTTTACCTTTTGAAGGAACGAAGGGTGCGCCGCTTTTCAATAATATTACAGCTCAGGGATTGTTGCCCAACGGTCTAGTTGGCTTGATTTCAGTCATGCTTTCTGTTAATTATGCCTTTTCAGGTGTAGAAATGATTGGGATTGCAGCAGGCGAAACGGATAATCCCAAGAAAGCTGTGCCACAAGCGATTAAATCTACTATTGGTCTTCTGGTTGTCTTCTTTGTTTTGACGATTGTTGTCTTAGCTGCTCTTCTTCCGATGTCAGAAGCAGGTGTAACAGAGGCTCCTTTTGTACTTGTCTTGGACAAGATTGGTTTTCCGTACGCTGCAGACATCATGAACTTTATCATTCTGACAGCCATTCTGTCAGCCTCTACCTCAGGGCTCTACGCTTCAAGTCGTATGCTTTGGTCTTTGGCAAATGAGGGTATGATTAGTAAAGACTTGGTAAAAATCAATAAACATGGGGTACCGATGCGTGGCATGATTCTTTCAATGATTGGCGTTGTTATCGCGCTTGTGGCATCAATTTATGCAGCGGATACCATCTTCCTCGCTCTGGTTTCTATTGCTGGTTTTGCAGTTGTTATCGCTTGGTTAGCTATTCCTCTAGCGCAAATTGGTTTCCGTCGTGAATTTTTGAAGAACCACAGCGAAGATGAATTGGAATATAAAGCGCCATTCTCGCCAACCTTGCCATGGATTACGGTCATTTTGCTGCTTATTTCAATCATCGGAATCGGCTGGGATCCTTCTCAGCGAGCAGGTCTTTACTTCGGTGTGCCGTTTATGATTGCTTGCTATGTTTACCATTATATTCGTTTTAAAAAGTGGTAG